The following are encoded in a window of Thermococcus sp. M39 genomic DNA:
- the nadC gene encoding carboxylating nicotinate-nucleotide diphosphorylase, with the protein MISLSYLLRFLEEDAPFGDVTSEAVIPETLNAKAVIIAKQSGVIAGLEEARLLFEYFDVKVEQKVKDGQKVEKGQILMELEGNARKILLVERTALNIIGRMSGIATQTRKLAEKVRAVNPRVRVAGTRKTLLKPLDKKAILIGGGEPHRFSLSDAILIKDNHLALVSLDEAIKRAKSFSIYKVVEVEVESLEDALRAAKLGADVIMLDNMTPEQVEETLKALKREGLREKVKIEVSGGITEENIQDYAKLDIDVISLGALTHSVKNFDVSLEIVRD; encoded by the coding sequence ATGATTTCCCTCTCATACCTTCTCCGCTTTTTGGAAGAGGATGCGCCTTTTGGAGACGTTACGAGTGAAGCTGTAATTCCGGAGACTTTAAACGCTAAGGCAGTTATTATAGCAAAGCAGAGCGGCGTTATAGCTGGTCTTGAGGAGGCAAGGCTTTTATTCGAGTACTTTGATGTTAAAGTTGAGCAGAAAGTTAAAGATGGCCAAAAAGTGGAGAAAGGGCAAATTTTAATGGAGCTCGAGGGCAACGCGAGAAAGATCTTGCTCGTTGAGAGAACTGCCTTAAACATCATAGGAAGAATGAGCGGGATAGCGACCCAAACGAGAAAGCTCGCTGAAAAAGTTAGAGCCGTTAATCCAAGAGTTAGAGTAGCGGGCACGAGAAAAACCCTCCTAAAACCTCTAGACAAGAAGGCAATACTCATAGGAGGCGGTGAGCCTCATAGATTTTCCCTAAGTGATGCGATTCTCATAAAGGACAACCATCTTGCTTTGGTCTCTCTCGACGAAGCTATCAAAAGAGCGAAGAGCTTCAGCATTTATAAGGTTGTTGAAGTCGAAGTTGAAAGCTTAGAAGACGCTTTAAGAGCAGCAAAACTTGGTGCTGATGTTATAATGCTCGACAACATGACGCCAGAGCAAGTTGAAGAAACACTCAAGGCTCTAAAGCGTGAAGGTTTAAGAGAGAAAGTGAAAATCGAAGTAAGCGGTGGGATAACAGAGGAGAATATTCAAGATTACGCAAAGCTCGATATCGACGTTATAAGTCTTGGAGCCCTTACACACAGTGTGAAAAACTTTGACGTGAGCTTGGAGATTGTGAGAGATTAA
- the ribD gene encoding bifunctional diaminohydroxyphosphoribosylaminopyrimidine deaminase/5-amino-6-(5-phosphoribosylamino)uracil reductase RibD, which translates to MNDEYFMSLALELAKKGEGRVNPNPMVGAVIVKDGKIIGKGYHQYFGGKHAEINAIEDAKSKGYSLKGATMYVTLEPCSHWGKQPPCVDRIIEEGFSRVVIAMKDPNPLVNGKGIEKLEKAGIEVKVGVLEDDARKLNEVFLKYITTKMPFVAIKLALTLDGFIATRNFSSKWITGEKARKKVQELRRKYMAIMVGANTILKDNPRLTCRIEGCSEKVKVILDRHGLTANGNFRAFKDGRVIVFTESEKEWDNAEVIREANPEKILKILGEKEIDSVLIEGGRIACQFLPFADKLHLFYGNKLFGKGISPFECLNVDKVSDAFKVEFLKFESFEDSFYVEARPCSQG; encoded by the coding sequence ATGAATGATGAATACTTCATGAGCTTAGCTTTGGAGTTAGCCAAAAAAGGCGAGGGAAGAGTGAACCCAAACCCAATGGTTGGCGCTGTTATAGTCAAAGATGGCAAAATAATCGGTAAGGGCTACCATCAATACTTTGGAGGGAAACATGCAGAGATTAACGCCATAGAAGATGCAAAGAGCAAAGGTTATTCTCTCAAAGGAGCAACAATGTATGTCACTTTAGAGCCCTGTTCTCACTGGGGAAAGCAGCCGCCTTGTGTTGATAGAATAATAGAAGAGGGCTTCTCAAGAGTTGTAATAGCAATGAAAGATCCTAACCCCTTAGTTAATGGAAAAGGCATTGAAAAGCTCGAAAAAGCAGGCATTGAGGTTAAAGTTGGTGTTCTTGAAGATGATGCAAGAAAGCTGAACGAAGTGTTTCTTAAGTACATAACCACGAAAATGCCTTTTGTAGCAATAAAGCTTGCTTTGACCTTGGATGGTTTCATAGCAACAAGAAACTTCTCTTCAAAATGGATTACTGGCGAAAAAGCAAGGAAGAAAGTGCAAGAGCTTAGAAGAAAATACATGGCAATAATGGTTGGAGCTAATACAATCCTCAAAGACAACCCAAGGTTGACTTGCAGAATAGAAGGGTGCAGTGAAAAGGTGAAAGTAATTCTCGATAGGCATGGATTAACTGCTAATGGAAATTTTAGGGCTTTTAAGGATGGAAGGGTTATAGTCTTCACTGAGAGCGAAAAAGAGTGGGATAATGCGGAAGTCATTAGGGAAGCAAATCCTGAGAAAATACTAAAAATCCTTGGCGAAAAAGAAATAGACAGCGTTTTAATTGAGGGAGGAAGAATAGCATGCCAGTTCTTGCCCTTTGCAGATAAGCTACATTTATTTTATGGGAACAAGCTCTTTGGAAAAGGGATTTCTCCATTTGAGTGCTTAAACGTTGATAAGGTTAGTGATGCCTTTAAAGTCGAGTTTCTTAAGTTTGAAAGCTTTGAGGACAGCTTTTACGTGGAGGCAAGGCCATGTTCTCAGGGATAG
- a CDS encoding riboflavin synthase, with protein sequence MFSGIVEKVAKARYSRGKLYVEKVLDVNLGDSVAVNGACLTVSEIRDQIIFDVGEETLERTNLAKAKLVNLERALKFGDRIDGHLVTGHVDGTLKLRRTLKRGNTYWLAFEMPKERFGIVEKGSIALNGISLTIAKVEKSQFWVQVIPYTWENTNLKFLKVGEEVNYEIDVVARYLKGILGDRYGLGKA encoded by the coding sequence ATGTTCTCAGGGATAGTAGAGAAGGTTGCAAAGGCACGCTACTCAAGGGGAAAGCTCTACGTGGAGAAGGTTCTAGATGTGAATTTAGGAGACAGCGTTGCCGTTAATGGAGCATGCCTAACGGTGAGTGAAATTAGAGATCAAATAATCTTTGACGTTGGTGAGGAAACGCTAGAGAGGACTAACTTAGCGAAAGCTAAGCTTGTTAACCTTGAAAGAGCCCTAAAGTTTGGCGATAGGATTGACGGACATTTGGTTACTGGACATGTCGATGGGACTCTAAAGCTGAGGAGAACTCTAAAGAGGGGAAATACTTACTGGCTGGCCTTTGAAATGCCCAAGGAAAGGTTTGGCATAGTGGAAAAGGGAAGCATAGCCCTGAATGGGATAAGCTTAACGATTGCCAAAGTTGAGAAGAGCCAATTCTGGGTTCAGGTAATCCCCTACACTTGGGAAAACACCAACTTGAAGTTCCTAAAGGTTGGAGAGGAAGTAAACTACGAGATAGACGTTGTTGCGAGATATTTGAAGGGTATTTTGGGTGATAGATATGGACTTGGAAAAGCTTAG
- a CDS encoding bifunctional 3,4-dihydroxy-2-butanone-4-phosphate synthase/GTP cyclohydrolase II: MDLEKLRKSLLEGKPIVLIDEDREVEADLVYPAEIITPQTLNFMLQAKGMLCLAMDEEEALRRGFFKLPSKDNETNFLISVDYKETFTGISAEDRALTAKKIAEGLSIEYFRYPGHLHLLGGVGINKRKGHTEASLELMEMLGFKRYALIIELLDEEGNSHNFEFIRNFAEKHELPVITIKEVLKEVVKRKSFVRVFAEAKLPSKYGAFKIVAFENQLDFKEHIAIIKEPYDVPLVRIHSECLTGDTLASLKCDCGSQLANALKMIAQDGGILLYLRQEGRGIGLKNKIKAYELQDRGLDTVEANKMLGFNEDERDFSVAYQLLKALGVSKVKLLTNNPGKVKALEEFGIEVVEVIPIFGEVNEVNRPYLEAKMLKLGHNLKPLLEGEE; encoded by the coding sequence ATGGACTTGGAAAAGCTTAGGAAAAGCCTTCTTGAAGGTAAACCAATAGTTCTAATTGACGAAGATAGAGAAGTTGAAGCGGATTTGGTTTATCCTGCCGAAATAATAACTCCCCAAACATTAAACTTCATGCTCCAAGCTAAAGGAATGCTCTGTCTGGCTATGGATGAAGAAGAAGCTTTAAGGAGAGGCTTCTTTAAGCTTCCCTCAAAAGACAACGAGACGAACTTTTTAATAAGCGTTGATTATAAAGAAACGTTTACAGGAATTAGCGCGGAAGATAGGGCTTTAACTGCTAAAAAGATTGCCGAAGGGCTAAGCATTGAGTACTTTCGCTATCCAGGTCATCTGCATCTTTTAGGGGGAGTTGGCATAAATAAAAGAAAGGGACACACAGAAGCTTCCCTTGAACTTATGGAAATGCTTGGGTTTAAGAGATATGCACTAATAATTGAGCTCTTAGATGAAGAAGGGAATTCTCACAACTTTGAGTTTATAAGAAACTTTGCAGAGAAGCATGAGTTACCAGTGATCACAATTAAAGAAGTGCTTAAAGAAGTCGTGAAGAGGAAGAGCTTCGTTAGAGTTTTTGCTGAAGCAAAGCTGCCCAGTAAATACGGGGCCTTTAAGATAGTCGCCTTTGAGAACCAGCTTGACTTTAAAGAGCATATAGCCATAATAAAAGAGCCCTATGATGTGCCTTTGGTTAGAATACACTCCGAGTGCTTAACAGGGGATACTTTAGCTTCTCTAAAGTGCGACTGTGGAAGTCAATTAGCTAATGCATTAAAGATGATTGCCCAGGATGGAGGAATTTTACTTTATTTAAGGCAGGAAGGGAGAGGAATCGGATTAAAAAACAAGATCAAAGCCTATGAACTTCAAGATAGAGGCCTTGACACTGTTGAAGCGAATAAAATGCTAGGCTTTAATGAAGATGAGAGGGATTTCAGTGTTGCCTACCAACTGCTCAAAGCTTTAGGAGTCTCAAAAGTTAAGCTTTTGACAAACAATCCAGGGAAGGTTAAAGCTTTGGAGGAGTTTGGGATAGAGGTTGTTGAAGTTATTCCGATTTTTGGAGAAGTTAACGAGGTTAACAGACCTTATTTAGAGGCTAAGATGCTCAAGCTTGGACACAATTTAAAACCTCTTTTGGAGGGGGAAGAATGA
- the ribH gene encoding 6,7-dimethyl-8-ribityllumazine synthase gives MIYEGEYKGEGLKIGILVSRFNDLLTKELLDGALDCFKRHGVENIDIFKVPGAFEIPFIAKELAKKGSYDAILALGAVVKGETYHFELVANEVAKGVAHINLTYETPVIFGVITVDDEIQGLDRAGIKSNKGFEYALATLEMANLKKKLKKMP, from the coding sequence ATGATTTACGAAGGGGAATATAAAGGTGAAGGCTTGAAAATAGGGATACTTGTAAGTAGATTTAACGATTTGCTCACTAAGGAACTTTTAGATGGTGCATTAGACTGTTTTAAGCGACATGGCGTTGAGAACATAGACATCTTCAAAGTTCCCGGAGCTTTTGAAATTCCATTTATCGCAAAAGAATTGGCGAAGAAGGGAAGCTACGATGCGATTTTAGCGTTAGGAGCCGTTGTTAAGGGCGAAACATACCACTTTGAACTTGTTGCCAATGAAGTTGCAAAAGGAGTAGCCCATATAAACTTAACATACGAAACTCCGGTAATATTTGGTGTTATAACCGTTGATGACGAAATTCAAGGACTAGACAGGGCTGGAATAAAATCAAATAAAGGCTTTGAATATGCTTTAGCGACTTTAGAGATGGCAAATTTAAAGAAAAAACTAAAGAAGATGCCCTAG
- a CDS encoding IMP cyclohydrolase: MRYVGRMLGVGLKEGKPFAFYRVSSRSFPNRTAKLRGDEVVVLNLTETTNPYVSYTAVKIFKDYAVVSNGSHTTFIAHALEWEKPKKALIHVLDAMDYERDALNTPRIAGIIQRDKDEAFLGFVGKDELWVKRVKLEEGKAFFTATYNVEGIETLSLDFKDENALAEKVLELKFAHPVLAIGVVDFGDKFKIGIRGVKNL; this comes from the coding sequence ATGAGGTACGTTGGGAGAATGCTGGGCGTTGGGCTAAAGGAGGGTAAGCCTTTCGCTTTCTATCGTGTTAGCTCTCGCTCTTTTCCTAATAGAACGGCAAAACTTAGAGGAGACGAAGTTGTCGTGCTAAATCTAACGGAGACAACTAATCCATATGTGAGCTACACAGCTGTGAAAATTTTCAAGGACTATGCAGTGGTTAGTAATGGCTCTCACACGACATTTATTGCTCATGCTTTGGAGTGGGAAAAGCCAAAGAAAGCTTTAATTCACGTTTTGGACGCTATGGATTATGAGAGAGACGCCCTAAACACGCCAAGAATTGCTGGGATAATCCAAAGAGACAAAGATGAGGCGTTTTTGGGTTTCGTGGGAAAAGATGAGCTTTGGGTCAAAAGAGTTAAGCTCGAGGAAGGAAAAGCATTTTTCACAGCAACTTACAACGTTGAAGGCATTGAAACTCTGAGCTTAGACTTTAAAGATGAAAATGCCTTAGCTGAAAAGGTTTTGGAACTAAAATTTGCTCACCCCGTTTTGGCAATTGGAGTTGTTGATTTTGGGGATAAATTTAAAATAGGAATAAGAGGAGTGAAAAACCTCTAG
- a CDS encoding formate--phosphoribosylaminoimidazolecarboxamide ligase, with amino-acid sequence MIISTIASHSSLQIIQGAKKEGFKTRLYASPKRKNFYSSLPIVDELKVTADMKEILSDDGIIVPHGSFVAYLGIDAIEKSKAKFFGNKRFLKWETKFELVDKALKKAGIPQVESFDLSEVKEDELYFVRIEGPKGGSGHFIAYGRELEEKLNEIKEPYQIERFVNGVFIYVHFFYSPILERLELFGVDERLVIADANKRGPFKALPYTIVGNKPIALRESLLPQLYDYGLAFVEAMKKLEPPGVIGPFALHFAYDGEFRCIGFASRIDGGSNVKHWYSSLYWSEEIMMGQRIAKEIRLALDENRLDEVIT; translated from the coding sequence ATGATAATTTCAACAATAGCTTCTCACTCCTCACTCCAAATAATTCAAGGCGCAAAGAAAGAAGGCTTCAAAACCCGTTTATATGCTTCTCCAAAGAGAAAGAACTTCTACTCTTCGCTTCCAATAGTTGATGAGCTTAAAGTCACTGCTGACATGAAAGAGATACTGTCCGATGATGGAATAATAGTCCCTCACGGCTCTTTTGTGGCTTATCTCGGCATTGATGCGATTGAAAAGAGTAAAGCGAAGTTCTTTGGGAATAAGAGGTTTTTAAAATGGGAGACGAAGTTTGAATTAGTTGATAAAGCATTAAAGAAAGCTGGCATCCCACAAGTTGAAAGCTTTGATTTGAGCGAGGTTAAGGAGGACGAGCTTTACTTCGTTAGGATTGAGGGTCCAAAAGGAGGAAGCGGGCACTTCATAGCCTACGGAAGAGAACTCGAAGAAAAGCTTAATGAGATTAAAGAACCCTACCAGATTGAGCGTTTCGTTAATGGGGTTTTTATCTATGTGCACTTCTTCTACTCACCGATTTTAGAGAGGCTTGAGCTCTTCGGCGTTGATGAGCGATTGGTTATAGCGGATGCAAACAAGAGGGGGCCTTTCAAAGCTCTGCCGTATACAATAGTTGGAAACAAACCCATAGCTTTGAGAGAATCCCTCCTCCCCCAGCTCTATGACTACGGCTTAGCTTTCGTTGAAGCGATGAAAAAGCTCGAACCTCCGGGGGTTATAGGGCCTTTTGCCCTGCATTTCGCTTACGACGGTGAGTTTAGATGCATAGGCTTCGCTTCTCGTATAGACGGCGGGAGTAATGTCAAACACTGGTATTCCTCACTTTACTGGAGTGAGGAAATCATGATGGGTCAGAGAATTGCCAAAGAGATTCGCTTAGCGTTAGATGAGAACCGCTTAGATGAGGTGATAACATGA
- a CDS encoding NAD(P)/FAD-dependent oxidoreductase, producing the protein MNFEKLFEPIKIGGVTVRNRIVMPPMVMCYAGPNGEVTEEVISHFEARARGGVGLIIVEASYIHTSGKGFEGQIAIDKDYLIPGLSRLTDAVKKYGAAIAIQLYHGGIQAHVDQPVGPSAIGRKIVPPVKTPRELTTEEVEQLVEEFANAALRAKKAGFDMVEVHGTHGYLINEFLSPLTNKRTDKYGEDKVLFAEEIVKRIKEKCGKDFPVIFRLCADEFLEGGITVEYAKEIAKRLEKAGVDAFDITGGNYDTCDHIIPPVHYDKQGYFFEYAAEIKKVVSVPVISGGMITDPEIADKAIREGKVDLVFVGRQLLADPEWPNKVKRGKIEDIRPCIACNEGCIHRIFNDLPVVCAVNPLKGFEYRYLLESEIPKAKEKKKVLIVGGGIGGLEFARAAKLRGHEVVIFEKSDKLGGLLWLASVPEFKRERLQRLIKWYEKQVEKLGIEVKLNTEVTPEVIKEYSPDVVVLATGSEPIIPKIPGVENAVLADDVLLGRADVGESVIIIGGGMVGCELAIELAKKGKKVTIVEALCDIAPNEPAINRIALIKFLTKYQVEVRTKSPVIEIRKGEVDVVDSLGRRNTLKGDTIVLAVGRKAHVDEKLLEVAKEVAEDIFIIGDAKEPRKIIDAVREGFWTAINI; encoded by the coding sequence ATGAATTTTGAGAAGTTGTTTGAACCTATTAAGATTGGAGGAGTAACAGTCAGAAACAGAATAGTTATGCCACCAATGGTAATGTGCTACGCTGGTCCAAATGGAGAAGTTACTGAGGAAGTAATTTCACATTTTGAAGCTAGGGCCAGAGGAGGAGTAGGACTTATAATAGTTGAAGCATCATACATCCACACCTCCGGCAAAGGGTTTGAAGGCCAAATTGCCATAGATAAGGATTACCTTATTCCCGGGCTTAGTAGGCTTACTGACGCTGTAAAGAAATACGGTGCCGCTATTGCCATACAATTGTACCACGGTGGAATTCAAGCACATGTAGACCAACCCGTAGGCCCAAGTGCAATAGGCAGAAAGATCGTCCCACCAGTAAAAACTCCGAGAGAGCTCACCACTGAGGAAGTTGAGCAACTTGTAGAAGAGTTTGCCAATGCAGCCCTTAGAGCTAAGAAAGCAGGCTTTGATATGGTAGAGGTTCACGGGACTCATGGATACCTGATAAACGAATTTTTATCCCCATTAACAAATAAGAGAACCGACAAGTATGGAGAGGATAAAGTTCTCTTTGCTGAGGAGATAGTTAAGCGTATTAAGGAGAAGTGTGGTAAAGACTTCCCAGTAATATTCAGGCTTTGTGCTGACGAGTTCCTTGAGGGAGGCATAACTGTAGAGTATGCAAAAGAGATTGCTAAGAGGCTTGAAAAAGCTGGAGTAGATGCCTTTGATATAACTGGAGGAAACTATGACACATGTGACCATATAATTCCTCCAGTCCATTATGACAAGCAAGGATACTTCTTTGAATATGCCGCCGAAATAAAGAAAGTTGTTAGTGTCCCTGTCATTAGCGGTGGAATGATAACAGACCCAGAAATTGCTGATAAAGCAATAAGAGAGGGTAAAGTAGATTTAGTATTTGTAGGTAGACAATTATTAGCAGACCCAGAGTGGCCAAATAAGGTAAAACGTGGTAAGATCGAAGACATAAGACCATGTATTGCATGTAATGAGGGATGTATTCATAGAATCTTCAATGACCTACCCGTTGTTTGTGCAGTGAATCCTCTAAAAGGGTTTGAATATAGATATCTCCTAGAAAGTGAAATTCCAAAGGCAAAAGAGAAGAAGAAAGTTCTTATTGTTGGTGGGGGTATTGGAGGATTAGAGTTCGCTAGGGCAGCAAAACTCAGAGGGCACGAGGTTGTGATATTCGAAAAATCCGACAAATTAGGTGGACTATTATGGCTCGCTAGTGTACCAGAATTTAAGAGGGAGAGATTACAACGTCTTATCAAGTGGTATGAGAAACAAGTCGAGAAATTAGGAATAGAGGTTAAACTAAACACAGAAGTCACGCCAGAAGTTATTAAAGAATACTCCCCAGATGTCGTAGTCCTAGCTACAGGGTCAGAACCCATAATACCAAAAATCCCAGGAGTAGAGAATGCTGTATTGGCTGATGATGTCCTACTCGGAAGGGCAGATGTCGGGGAGAGCGTAATTATCATTGGTGGCGGAATGGTCGGATGTGAGTTAGCAATAGAACTCGCTAAGAAAGGCAAGAAAGTCACAATAGTAGAAGCATTATGCGATATTGCTCCAAATGAGCCAGCAATAAATAGGATAGCACTTATAAAGTTCCTCACCAAGTATCAAGTGGAAGTTAGAACCAAGAGCCCAGTAATCGAGATTCGCAAGGGAGAGGTTGATGTCGTTGATTCTCTCGGCAGAAGAAATACTTTGAAGGGAGACACTATTGTCTTAGCAGTTGGTAGGAAAGCTCATGTAGATGAGAAGCTTCTAGAAGTAGCTAAGGAGGTTGCCGAAGACATATTTATAATTGGTGATGCTAAAGAGCCGCGCAAAATAATAGATGCAGTAAGAGAAGGATTCTGGACAGCGATTAACATTTAG
- a CDS encoding phosphoribosylaminoimidazolesuccinocarboxamide synthase yields MRLIYRGKTKDVYEDDDFLIFYFKDSILGFGNKEDTGGNEVIGERQGKGSAVLEQTTFFFQLLNEKGVKTHFVERIDERRAKFLKAEKIPLEVIYRYKAYGSFLRRYGEFVKPLQELNIVEFTLKSDALGDPLICEEAIETLGIATKEEIEMMKKTTRKVAQILKEFFKSRGLEIIDFKLEFGRKNGELLIIDEISGDTMRVMRDGRVLKQEEILDVLKS; encoded by the coding sequence ATGCGTTTAATTTACAGAGGGAAGACTAAGGATGTCTATGAAGACGACGACTTTCTAATCTTTTACTTTAAGGACAGCATCTTGGGCTTTGGGAATAAAGAAGACACAGGAGGAAACGAGGTAATTGGCGAAAGGCAAGGAAAAGGTAGTGCCGTCTTAGAGCAAACTACCTTTTTCTTCCAGCTTTTGAATGAAAAAGGTGTAAAAACGCACTTCGTCGAGAGAATTGATGAGAGAAGAGCGAAGTTTTTAAAAGCTGAAAAAATACCTCTTGAGGTGATCTACCGCTACAAAGCTTATGGAAGCTTCTTGAGGCGCTATGGTGAATTCGTTAAGCCTCTCCAAGAGCTGAACATCGTTGAGTTTACGCTAAAAAGCGACGCTTTAGGCGATCCTCTCATTTGTGAAGAAGCCATAGAAACGCTCGGCATTGCAACTAAGGAAGAGATTGAGATGATGAAAAAAACAACAAGAAAAGTTGCTCAAATTTTGAAAGAATTTTTCAAAAGCAGAGGCCTCGAGATAATTGACTTCAAGCTCGAGTTTGGGCGGAAAAATGGTGAACTTTTGATTATTGACGAAATAAGCGGTGATACTATGAGAGTTATGAGAGATGGGAGAGTTTTGAAGCAGGAAGAGATTTTGGATGTGTTGAAGAGCTAA
- the thiC gene encoding phosphomethylpyrimidine synthase ThiC, whose amino-acid sequence MAQMDEAKRGIITEEMKFIAEREGISAEKLRRNVAKGYTVIFRNVNHDWVKPVAVGRGVRVKVNANIGTSRDIIDVEGEIEKAKIAVQYGADTIMDLSTGGDLDEIRKKIMRAVDVPIGTVPIYQAAEEMLAKGKAIIEMTEDDMWKAVEKHFKDGVDYATIHVGVTKEVVEKMKRVKRVVGMVSRGGTFLAAWILHWEKENPFYKDYDYLLELAKEYDVVLSLGDGLRPGGLPDAGDELQMSELFTLGRLVKRAREFGVQTMVEGPGHVPIDQIPMQIKIAKVATDNAPFYVLGPLVTDIFPGYDHIAGAIGGAIAALNGADFLCYVTPAEHLGLPDKEHVRLGVIASKIAAHAVNLTRFEEDYMKDYIMSLARGSLNWAKQFEMAMDKERFVEIRKERPTSTEACSMCGDLCAIKIINDMLRGKGEV is encoded by the coding sequence ATGGCCCAGATGGATGAAGCTAAACGTGGGATAATAACAGAGGAAATGAAGTTCATCGCCGAGCGGGAGGGCATAAGTGCCGAAAAGCTCAGGAGAAACGTAGCTAAAGGTTACACTGTTATCTTTAGAAACGTCAATCACGACTGGGTTAAACCTGTTGCCGTTGGCAGAGGTGTGAGAGTCAAAGTCAACGCTAATATTGGAACTTCAAGAGATATAATAGACGTTGAGGGTGAGATAGAGAAAGCCAAGATAGCTGTCCAGTATGGTGCTGATACTATCATGGATCTATCAACTGGCGGAGATCTAGATGAAATTAGAAAGAAAATCATGAGAGCTGTAGATGTGCCAATCGGAACAGTCCCAATTTATCAAGCTGCCGAAGAAATGTTGGCAAAAGGCAAGGCAATCATTGAGATGACCGAGGACGATATGTGGAAGGCAGTAGAAAAGCACTTCAAAGATGGTGTTGATTACGCAACAATCCACGTTGGAGTTACTAAAGAAGTTGTAGAAAAGATGAAAAGAGTTAAGAGAGTTGTTGGAATGGTCTCGAGAGGTGGCACTTTCTTAGCAGCTTGGATTCTCCATTGGGAAAAAGAGAATCCCTTCTATAAGGACTATGATTATCTCTTAGAGCTTGCTAAGGAATATGACGTAGTTTTGAGCTTAGGGGATGGTTTAAGGCCCGGTGGTTTGCCAGATGCTGGTGATGAGCTTCAAATGAGCGAGCTTTTTACCTTAGGGCGCTTGGTAAAAAGAGCTAGAGAATTTGGAGTTCAAACGATGGTTGAAGGACCAGGGCATGTGCCAATAGACCAAATTCCCATGCAGATAAAGATAGCGAAGGTCGCGACGGACAACGCTCCCTTCTACGTCCTTGGGCCTTTAGTTACGGACATATTCCCTGGCTACGATCACATAGCTGGAGCAATTGGGGGAGCGATAGCTGCTCTAAATGGTGCCGATTTCCTCTGTTATGTTACGCCAGCGGAGCACTTAGGATTACCAGATAAGGAGCACGTGCGCTTGGGAGTGATAGCTTCAAAGATAGCGGCTCATGCTGTGAACTTAACTCGCTTTGAAGAAGACTATATGAAAGATTACATTATGAGCTTAGCCAGAGGCTCCCTAAACTGGGCAAAGCAGTTTGAAATGGCGATGGATAAAGAGCGCTTTGTGGAAATTAGGAAGGAGAGGCCAACCTCAACTGAAGCTTGTAGTATGTGCGGTGATTTGTGTGCAATAAAAATTATCAACGATATGCTTAGAGGAAAAGGTGAGGTTTAA
- a CDS encoding sulfide-dependent adenosine diphosphate thiazole synthase, whose translation MLKDIVISRAIIETYFRELLEHLNLDVAIVGAGPSGMVAAYYLAKGGAKVAIFEKKLSIGGGIWGGAMGFNKIVVEEEAKEILDEFDVRYEEFERGYYVADAIEAATTIASKTVKAGVKIFNMIEVEDLVVKKNRVAGIVINWTPVKMTSLHVDPLTVEAKFVIDSTGHGAQIAQFLEKRGLIERVPGEGAMWAEMGEKLTVEHTKEVYPGLYVTGMAANAVAGAPRMGPIFGGMFLSGRKAALEILEKLKK comes from the coding sequence ATGCTGAAGGATATCGTGATAAGCAGGGCGATAATCGAAACCTATTTCAGAGAGCTTTTGGAACACTTAAACCTCGACGTTGCTATAGTTGGAGCCGGCCCATCAGGAATGGTTGCTGCCTATTATCTTGCCAAGGGCGGTGCAAAGGTGGCGATCTTCGAGAAGAAGCTGAGCATAGGCGGGGGGATATGGGGCGGAGCAATGGGCTTCAATAAGATAGTTGTGGAAGAGGAAGCTAAAGAAATCCTTGACGAGTTCGATGTAAGGTATGAAGAATTTGAGAGAGGTTATTATGTTGCCGATGCTATTGAAGCGGCAACAACGATAGCGAGCAAGACAGTAAAGGCTGGAGTAAAGATATTCAACATGATAGAGGTCGAGGATTTAGTTGTCAAGAAAAACCGCGTAGCTGGAATCGTCATAAACTGGACGCCCGTTAAAATGACAAGCCTTCACGTTGACCCGCTTACGGTTGAAGCTAAGTTTGTGATTGATTCGACAGGTCACGGAGCGCAGATAGCCCAGTTCCTCGAGAAGAGAGGTTTAATAGAGAGGGTTCCTGGCGAGGGTGCGATGTGGGCGGAGATGGGAGAGAAGCTCACGGTAGAGCACACCAAAGAGGTTTACCCAGGCTTATACGTCACCGGGATGGCTGCCAATGCTGTTGCTGGAGCGCCAAGAATGGGGCCAATATTCGGAGGCATGTTCCTGAGCGGAAGGAAGGCGGCCTTAGAGATACTTGAGAAGCTTAAGAAATGA